Genomic window (Daucus carota subsp. sativus chromosome 5, DH1 v3.0, whole genome shotgun sequence):
aattaaaatttaatgtatAACCTATAGAAAGATTAGAAGTATTACCGTCAAGAGGTATCTTGAACAGACACCAGCCTCTTTCCGTCCCCAGTACTTTAATATTACTAGAGTTCCTGATTCTAGTAAGTAAATAATGGAGGTTATTTGTTCAATCAACACGATTATTTCAACTCCAATGACATATATTCAGGGACTCCGTAGCATCTAGTAAATGAGGAATGTATTAGAAGTAATGTATAAATTGATTTGTTATGTTGTTTTTTGTTGTTGGCAATTTAGAGCTAATGCAGATATGTTTCATTTTGCTAGAACAAGCTTTTAGATGTAAGTTCATcagttgattttttatttttaaatcacctgatcttttattttgtttacaaTGCCACAGTGCTGTTCTTGGTGATTCAATAGTGGGCGATCGAACCATCTTTGTGGCAAGAGATACATCATTCTTGATATATAATGAGCTTCTTAGGAAGCTGCTCTCATTTATCGGAGATTCTAGCTTTATATCTGTTAGGGATGTACGTAAATTGTTAATTGCTGAAGAATGTGATTTTAAACATGGATTTGAATCTTCAGAGGATGTGCTTGCAATGGCTCAATTCTCTTTAGATGTTCTTGAAGGTAGCTTCTTCGGCTTAAGTATTTTTACAGAGGAAAGTGAGCTAGTTTCAAGCATTTTAGCTGCTATCCTTGTGATTGATTTCGAAAGTAGCTTAGCAGCAGTATTTCGTGAGGAGCAAAATGATGAATCAAAGCAAGAACTCAATGCCAGACTAAGTTTCTGTCAGCGTGTGCATGCTTTTCGGTGCAAGGTAGAGAAACAGTTCTGCAGAAGCCtaagcattaataacaagaAGCGTTTAGAAAGTGTTTTGGTTCAATTCGTCATGGGTTCATTGTTTGAAGAAGTAATGTTAGAGATTGATCAGATTGCACTGTTATGCTGCGTCTGGATACTTGAAATTCTGGAAATTCTCTCTCAAGATCAAGCGGAGGAGCAATATATATTAGACCAGTTTTTAAATGAGGGTAATATTGGGTCTCTGCAGATCTTACCTGTAAATTTACAAGTAAGTTTCTTCAGCATGTGCAAACAAATTGTCTATTGATGTGAGTTGAATATGCAAGAGGACAACATCATCGAATAGCAGGGATATTTATCATATTTGTTAGTAGCTACTTAAGTTCTTTAAGATTTACATGTATTACTTGAGTTGGGTGTTGTATATCTAAGTTGCAGAGGCAGTTGCTTCTTTTAGGACAATGATCTtattaacacacacacacacacacactgctGTTGCATGATCTGTAATACCTTATGATGGCAAATCAGACCGTCTGCAATTATTAAAGACATTTCAAAATGTCACTTCTTAATATGTATAAAGTTTACAACTTGAACAATGATTTTAAATGTCATgagaaaataaatgaaattttttgaagTATATGCTGTAAAATATGgctttcatatattatttatcagTTGGGACTAAGTGCTTTACATATTCAACTGCTCAGTTTATACCTAATTCCTTTATTTCTACAACACTCACAGTctcacacacacgcacacacagagatatatgtatatgtctatAAGCACATGAAAGTGTCATAGTTTGTCATGTAGAGTGTTTCAGCATTGTTCCGTTGGTTTACTTTAGTTTGTAGTCCTTTCTGCATGTGGTTGTGCAGTTCTGTGTGTAGGGTAAGGTCGAcgaatatttttcattttctgcTACAACACTTATGGTGAGTATGGCTTTAATTTCTTGTGGCGTTTGTTTGGTTGAATATATAAAGATCATGAATATTGCTGGTTTTAAAATCAGGACTGCTGACTTGTGCTATGTTGATTGTGCAGGAACTCAAGAATCTAAAGTTTATTGCTCTAGTTGAACAACTCATAAACAAATTGGGTTTTGATAGAGTTTTTGCAGCGCAAATTTCACCAACTTTGCCTCAAAGTGTTGAACTGACCGTCAAAGTCATGTCACCTGAAACACATCACCAACGTGCGTGGCTTGCTGCCCAAATGTTATGCACGTGGAAATGGCCAGGTGGTAGTGTCTTGAGCTCGTTCTTTCCTCAGTTAACTGCCTACGCAGAGCATGATAATAATTCCTCGGGGGGTTATCTGTTGGATTCCATAGTTGACATTTTGCTTGATGGCGCTCTTTCCCAAGAAGGCATCTGTGAATCAAGTGCATGTGATGTATTGGCTGCTTCATGTGAAGAATTTGAGAGTATCAGTGAGCCCCATTTGAAAGCTCTTGTTTCGTTGTTTAACACCCTTTTTGAAAAGAATATATGGGGTGCAGAAAAGGCTGCATTTTACTTTAAAGTACTCGTGGATAGACTTTCCATTGGCGGATCAGTGAATCTGCATTGCTTAAAAATACTTCCCCCAATTATAGGTATCATTATAATCCCACAATGCATGTTTTGTGATGAATCCAGTGTTGGTGTCAAATCTGATTCTTTCGATGGCATTCAACTTCATAACACGGTTGAGGATTGGCTCCAAAAGACCTTGTCTTTGACTTCTTTAACTGCATGGCAAACAGGTACAAGAAATTCATGCGTTTTACTTGTAAATACAAAACCTTTTTTGTGATATTTCAAGAATGTTTACTAGCATGTGAAATctccaataaaaataacaaagatGTAAAAGATAATCCTCTGCAAGTTTGTAACTGTGTATTGTCCTGCCTCATGCACGGTAAAGTTTAAGAAAGAAGAATGTATTGCAGTTTTGATAGAGAATCGTTGCAGAAGTGTGTCCAGTGGTATGTACAAGTACTGTTGGAAGAGTTAGAAAAACAAAGCAATTTATTTCAAGACTACTTAATTTATTAATCAATATCCATATTTGACGTAGATATGTTATCTACACTTTTTATGTTTGGTCATAGACTACctaatttattaattagtaTCCAGATTTTTTCCCTCTTGAAAGGTATGCTTTTGATGTTTCTGCGAAGTATAATGTTCGATACAATGCTGCATCATGAATGCATGCTTCCTACTGCAGTGTGGCCATTGTTTTATTTAGATGTCCAATTTAAAGCAGCTATCAGTAATTTCATGTGGAATTTGTAAACTACCTAGATGGAATTAACTTGAGTCCGTTCATTTATTCTACTCAGAAGTGTGACTCCAGCTTTATGGGCTGAATCTTTTTCTAATGCAAAATCTTACCTTGCCATcccatttattttatattgttgtAGATATGGACGACTGGCTTCAGCTAGTTATATCCTGTTACCCCTTGAAAAACGTTGGAGGAACTCGACCCTTGAAACCTGTGAGAGATATTAGCTCTGTGGAGAGAGCTCTCCTAGTTGAATTATTTAGAAAGCTGCGGCATATGGTTAGTGCGTCACCTGCAACAAAGAAGCTGCCAATGGTGCAGATGTCATTGTCAAAGTTAATAGTGGTTTTAGTGGGATACTGCTGGAATGAACTTAAAGAAGATGATTGGGAGTTTTTGTTGTATCAGTGTAGATTGTGGATTGAAGCATTGGTTGTGATGATGGAGGAGATGTCTGAGGATGTAGATGATGCCATCACAAATCAATCTGATTCTAACAACTTGGAAGTTATTATAGAGAAACTTAAGCAAGCTGTTTCACTTGTAAAACTTTCTGCTACGAAATATGCAAGGAACGCACTGGTCTCATTCTCTATCTTTTGTAGGCTTGTTAAACTACACATGACAGGAGATTTAGATGCCTCGACAACCTTAAAAAGTGATAAATGGGACCTCACTATGCACCGTATATACGAAGGTATACTTCGTATATTCTTTTCAACCGGTGTTGCAGAGGCCATTGCAAGTTCATATCATTATGAAGCTTCATTAATCATAGCTTCGGCTCGGCTTGTTCATCCTCACTTCTGGGAGCTAGTTGCCTCCCATGTTGTTGATTCCTCTCCACATTCTAGAGATAGAGCTGTTAAGTCAGTAGAAATGTGGGGGCTGAGTAAAGGACCCATAAGCTCATTGTATGCGATTCTGTTCTCCTCTAAACCAGTTTCTTGCCTACAGTTTGCTGCTTATGTCATGCTCTCATCTGACACTGTCTTACACATGGCTTTTGTCAAAGAGAACCCATCACCTCCAGTTGATGAAGGTACAACCGATACCCATGACAACACTCATCTTACGTCATCTTCAGAAGATAATGATCTCTTGAGAGAGGAAATTTCTTTCATGTTAATAGGATCACCCCGTGACATTCTTGATAGCGATTTGATGTCAGAAAAACGGGTAATTGTATTACAAAGTTTTCTCTCTCTTTCATTAGTTATTATTAGGCATATACTGATTTCTTCAACTTTACAGGTGAATGTGTTTCTTGCTTGGTCTTTGTTTCTTTCATATTTATTGTCCTTACCATCATCATCTCCGGCTAGAGAGCGATTGGTTCAACATATAAAAGATTTTGCTCATCCAGCTATATTAGATTGTCTCTTCCATCATATTCCTTTAGAGTCCTGTATGCCTCGTGGcctcaaaaagaaagaactCTCTGCTGTGTTATCAAGTATTGGACCTGCAGCAGCAAGTGCCATCACCACAGGGTCAGCTATGTCAGGTGTGGAATTGCTCTGGCCCTTGGGGCCAGAAACAATGGCAAAACTTGCTTGTACAGTATTTGGATTGATGCTTTGTATTCTTCCAGCTTATGTAAGGGAGTGGTTTGGTAATATACGCAATCGCTCTACATTAAATGCAGTAGAGTCTTTTACAAGAGTTTGGTGTAGTCCTCCCCTCATAACAAATGAGCTTTCTCAGGTGTGTGGCTTGGTTTGAATCTCGTAATCAACAAATCCCGATGTTCTATAtttaatataacttataaggtTTTGCTTGTTCTAACTAAATTGTTTTTGCAATCATTTGATTTTCAACAACAAAATCCTATTATATATAGAACTGCCCAAAGGGCATGTGAAGCATTCAATTTTGTGATGCCAATTATTCTTATTTACATTTTCATTCTTATTTGCAGATCAACAAGGCCAACTATTCTGATGAGAATTTTTCGGTGGTTGTAAACAAATCAGCGAATGAGGTGGTTGCTACCTATAAAAAGGATGAAACAGGAATGGATCTAGTAATTCGCCTTCCTGATTCCTACCCATTAAAATTGGTGATTGTTAACTGTACGAGGAGCCTTGGCATAAGtgaagcaaaacagaggaaatggGAGATGTCAATGATGTCATTCGTTCAAAACCAGGTATTTTATACCAGCCACTACTTCATTTCATCTATATCTTTTATAGATCATTAAGCTTCTATGCTTTGAGTAGAAATATAGACACTTCTTCAAAGAGAGAGGTACGAAGACTCCTTTTCTGGTTTCCAAATACCCTACTTTTATTGTCTGTAAATTGTATTGTTTTAGCATAACTTACTTTTTCCTTAAAATCTTTAAACTATTCCTCTAATATGTTATCAGTATCAAGTTGTGAACTAATTAGAATAATTGACAAATACACCGTCTTTATTAGTTTATTACAGTTGGTTACATTCACCTGTTCTAGAAGATTAAGGCCCCTAATGCCTACCTGATCCGCACATGTGTAGTCTGCTCCAATCAAACTATTTAATTTAAACCctttctataattatttttagagCTCTACTCAATCTCATCTCTCCCTTAGCTTTCTTTCTTTCAATTCTGTCTGCTCTGCCTTTTgcgacacacacacacaaatatatatatatatatatatatatatatatagggtgaggttcaaattagaaccaatattataattagaactTAGGACCACACACATCCATTAGATGAATATGATTTGAATGGCCATGATCAACCTAGCTATATAAATTACAAGCTATTTAAGATACCTTACCTTATATATAGATCATTATtacaaatcataataatcattaactatttacttaaaataataattaattaatatttatgcaTGCAAAATCAAACCTACAACAACATGTGATtctcaatcaattttaataataaaatatcacaaaacACCAGTTTTTGTTGCAGTacaaaacacgagattctgCTGCAGTAAATATCgagctcatataatattacaaaacacgagattctgCTACATTACATTACTtgctcatataatat
Coding sequences:
- the LOC108222846 gene encoding E3 ubiquitin-protein ligase listerin isoform X2 — its product is MGKQKGDAARSKARPSSSSMAASLLPTAGASVGFGGYVGATRLDTSASNQQAGVPLVDIDSEVAQHLRRLARKDPTTKLKALTSLSRLMQKKSPEEVSPIIPQWAFEYKKLLLDYNREVRRATHDTMANLVTVVGRGLAPHLKSLMGPWWLSQFDPVNDVSQAAKQSLQAAFPAQEKRLDALVLCTAEVFMYLDDVLKLTPKTMFDKEVASDEAEEIHHQVISSALLSLATLIDVLLSPEAKHSSKAKEKTIYCAQKLLVTHKCFIGFLKSANPATRSSTYTVLSSYIKNIPQVFDEENINNISGSIFGAFQEKNPACHSAMWDAVLQYLQKFPDSWTPINQKNVLNQLSNFLKNGCFGSQQVSYPVLVLLLDFLPPKAIQGEKFFLNFFQNLWAGNSLSHSLNAWVALLSAIRECCLWLIKNASRFCGDGADAINHFQYTIFEKIFLKLFWHDYLNFINANYPGRLISRDSTELVGSIKDNPDKNIIEVLDRNYPNYPMGFQEEWGKCIVEILSGLYSLKIDLLVSFCATFEENCIYIFKQTASNKSPGSLERVNQFLLLVDEHAAQKGESWPLDHLVGPMLAKSLPLIKSLDSPSTVYLVEAAVSIFGSRQIVQKLLSADEHTCGHQSKASSKELDLDQFLRFFEENFVAWCLQESSYSTSARLDLLLALLDNECLTQQWDVIIRHAASFSHVESGTHTQDSKHIAVLALLLEKTNQTIKKRKLGVELISHPGPQPDYWHHQLLDATAITVARSCPPFGSSDPRFLCAVLGDSIVGDRTIFVARDTSFLIYNELLRKLLSFIGDSSFISVRDVRKLLIAEECDFKHGFESSEDVLAMAQFSLDVLEGSFFGLSIFTEESELVSSILAAILVIDFESSLAAVFREEQNDESKQELNARLSFCQRVHAFRCKVEKQFCRSLSINNKKRLESVLVQFVMGSLFEEVMLEIDQIALLCCVWILEILEILSQDQAEEQYILDQFLNEGNIGSLQILPVNLQELKNLKFIALVEQLINKLGFDRVFAAQISPTLPQSVELTVKVMSPETHHQRAWLAAQMLCTWKWPGGSVLSSFFPQLTAYAEHDNNSSGGYLLDSIVDILLDGALSQEGICESSACDVLAASCEEFESISEPHLKALVSLFNTLFEKNIWGAEKAAFYFKVLVDRLSIGGSVNLHCLKILPPIIGIIIIPQCMFCDESSVGVKSDSFDGIQLHNTVEDWLQKTLSLTSLTAWQTDMDDWLQLVISCYPLKNVGGTRPLKPVRDISSVERALLVELFRKLRHMVSASPATKKLPMVQMSLSKLIVVLVGYCWNELKEDDWEFLLYQCRLWIEALVVMMEEMSEDVDDAITNQSDSNNLEVIIEKLKQAVSLVKLSATKYARNALVSFSIFCRLVKLHMTGDLDASTTLKSDKWDLTMHRIYEGILRIFFSTGVAEAIASSYHYEASLIIASARLVHPHFWELVASHVVDSSPHSRDRAVKSVEMWGLSKGPISSLYAILFSSKPVSCLQFAAYVMLSSDTVLHMAFVKENPSPPVDEGTTDTHDNTHLTSSSEDNDLLREEISFMLIGSPRDILDSDLMSEKRVNVFLAWSLFLSYLLSLPSSSPARERLVQHIKDFAHPAILDCLFHHIPLESCMPRGLKKKELSAVLSSIGPAAASAITTGSAMSGVELLWPLGPETMAKLACTVFGLMLCILPAYVREWFGNIRNRSTLNAVESFTRVWCSPPLITNELSQINKANYSDENFSVVVNKSANEVVATYKKDETGMDLVIRLPDSYPLKLVIVNCTRSLGISEAKQRKWEMSMMSFVQNQNGALAEAIRIWKSNFDKEFEGVEECPICYSVVHTSDHNLPRLACRTCKHKFHSACLYKWFSTSHKSTCPLCQSPF
- the LOC108222846 gene encoding E3 ubiquitin-protein ligase listerin isoform X1, with protein sequence MGKQKGDAARSKARPSSSSMAASLLPTAGASVGFGGYVGATRLDTSASNQQAGVPLVDIDSEVAQHLRRLARKDPTTKLKALTSLSRLMQKKSPEEVSPIIPQWTLVIQAFEYKKLLLDYNREVRRATHDTMANLVTVVGRGLAPHLKSLMGPWWLSQFDPVNDVSQAAKQSLQAAFPAQEKRLDALVLCTAEVFMYLDDVLKLTPKTMFDKEVASDEAEEIHHQVISSALLSLATLIDVLLSPEAKHSSKAKEKTIYCAQKLLVTHKCFIGFLKSANPATRSSTYTVLSSYIKNIPQVFDEENINNISGSIFGAFQEKNPACHSAMWDAVLQYLQKFPDSWTPINQKNVLNQLSNFLKNGCFGSQQVSYPVLVLLLDFLPPKAIQGEKFFLNFFQNLWAGNSLSHSLNAWVALLSAIRECCLWLIKNASRFCGDGADAINHFQYTIFEKIFLKLFWHDYLNFINANYPGRLISRDSTELVGSIKDNPDKNIIEVLDRNYPNYPMGFQEEWGKCIVEILSGLYSLKIDLLVSFCATFEENCIYIFKQTASNKSPGSLERVNQFLLLVDEHAAQKGESWPLDHLVGPMLAKSLPLIKSLDSPSTVYLVEAAVSIFGSRQIVQKLLSADEHTCGHQSKASSKELDLDQFLRFFEENFVAWCLQESSYSTSARLDLLLALLDNECLTQQWDVIIRHAASFSHVESGTHTQDSKHIAVLALLLEKTNQTIKKRKLGVELISHPGPQPDYWHHQLLDATAITVARSCPPFGSSDPRFLCAVLGDSIVGDRTIFVARDTSFLIYNELLRKLLSFIGDSSFISVRDVRKLLIAEECDFKHGFESSEDVLAMAQFSLDVLEGSFFGLSIFTEESELVSSILAAILVIDFESSLAAVFREEQNDESKQELNARLSFCQRVHAFRCKVEKQFCRSLSINNKKRLESVLVQFVMGSLFEEVMLEIDQIALLCCVWILEILEILSQDQAEEQYILDQFLNEGNIGSLQILPVNLQELKNLKFIALVEQLINKLGFDRVFAAQISPTLPQSVELTVKVMSPETHHQRAWLAAQMLCTWKWPGGSVLSSFFPQLTAYAEHDNNSSGGYLLDSIVDILLDGALSQEGICESSACDVLAASCEEFESISEPHLKALVSLFNTLFEKNIWGAEKAAFYFKVLVDRLSIGGSVNLHCLKILPPIIGIIIIPQCMFCDESSVGVKSDSFDGIQLHNTVEDWLQKTLSLTSLTAWQTDMDDWLQLVISCYPLKNVGGTRPLKPVRDISSVERALLVELFRKLRHMVSASPATKKLPMVQMSLSKLIVVLVGYCWNELKEDDWEFLLYQCRLWIEALVVMMEEMSEDVDDAITNQSDSNNLEVIIEKLKQAVSLVKLSATKYARNALVSFSIFCRLVKLHMTGDLDASTTLKSDKWDLTMHRIYEGILRIFFSTGVAEAIASSYHYEASLIIASARLVHPHFWELVASHVVDSSPHSRDRAVKSVEMWGLSKGPISSLYAILFSSKPVSCLQFAAYVMLSSDTVLHMAFVKENPSPPVDEGTTDTHDNTHLTSSSEDNDLLREEISFMLIGSPRDILDSDLMSEKRVNVFLAWSLFLSYLLSLPSSSPARERLVQHIKDFAHPAILDCLFHHIPLESCMPRGLKKKELSAVLSSIGPAAASAITTGSAMSGVELLWPLGPETMAKLACTVFGLMLCILPAYVREWFGNIRNRSTLNAVESFTRVWCSPPLITNELSQINKANYSDENFSVVVNKSANEVVATYKKDETGMDLVIRLPDSYPLKLVIVNCTRSLGISEAKQRKWEMSMMSFVQNQNGALAEAIRIWKSNFDKEFEGVEECPICYSVVHTSDHNLPRLACRTCKHKFHSACLYKWFSTSHKSTCPLCQSPF
- the LOC108222846 gene encoding E3 ubiquitin-protein ligase listerin isoform X3, with the protein product MQKKSPEEVSPIIPQWTLVIQAFEYKKLLLDYNREVRRATHDTMANLVTVVGRGLAPHLKSLMGPWWLSQFDPVNDVSQAAKQSLQAAFPAQEKRLDALVLCTAEVFMYLDDVLKLTPKTMFDKEVASDEAEEIHHQVISSALLSLATLIDVLLSPEAKHSSKAKEKTIYCAQKLLVTHKCFIGFLKSANPATRSSTYTVLSSYIKNIPQVFDEENINNISGSIFGAFQEKNPACHSAMWDAVLQYLQKFPDSWTPINQKNVLNQLSNFLKNGCFGSQQVSYPVLVLLLDFLPPKAIQGEKFFLNFFQNLWAGNSLSHSLNAWVALLSAIRECCLWLIKNASRFCGDGADAINHFQYTIFEKIFLKLFWHDYLNFINANYPGRLISRDSTELVGSIKDNPDKNIIEVLDRNYPNYPMGFQEEWGKCIVEILSGLYSLKIDLLVSFCATFEENCIYIFKQTASNKSPGSLERVNQFLLLVDEHAAQKGESWPLDHLVGPMLAKSLPLIKSLDSPSTVYLVEAAVSIFGSRQIVQKLLSADEHTCGHQSKASSKELDLDQFLRFFEENFVAWCLQESSYSTSARLDLLLALLDNECLTQQWDVIIRHAASFSHVESGTHTQDSKHIAVLALLLEKTNQTIKKRKLGVELISHPGPQPDYWHHQLLDATAITVARSCPPFGSSDPRFLCAVLGDSIVGDRTIFVARDTSFLIYNELLRKLLSFIGDSSFISVRDVRKLLIAEECDFKHGFESSEDVLAMAQFSLDVLEGSFFGLSIFTEESELVSSILAAILVIDFESSLAAVFREEQNDESKQELNARLSFCQRVHAFRCKVEKQFCRSLSINNKKRLESVLVQFVMGSLFEEVMLEIDQIALLCCVWILEILEILSQDQAEEQYILDQFLNEGNIGSLQILPVNLQELKNLKFIALVEQLINKLGFDRVFAAQISPTLPQSVELTVKVMSPETHHQRAWLAAQMLCTWKWPGGSVLSSFFPQLTAYAEHDNNSSGGYLLDSIVDILLDGALSQEGICESSACDVLAASCEEFESISEPHLKALVSLFNTLFEKNIWGAEKAAFYFKVLVDRLSIGGSVNLHCLKILPPIIGIIIIPQCMFCDESSVGVKSDSFDGIQLHNTVEDWLQKTLSLTSLTAWQTDMDDWLQLVISCYPLKNVGGTRPLKPVRDISSVERALLVELFRKLRHMVSASPATKKLPMVQMSLSKLIVVLVGYCWNELKEDDWEFLLYQCRLWIEALVVMMEEMSEDVDDAITNQSDSNNLEVIIEKLKQAVSLVKLSATKYARNALVSFSIFCRLVKLHMTGDLDASTTLKSDKWDLTMHRIYEGILRIFFSTGVAEAIASSYHYEASLIIASARLVHPHFWELVASHVVDSSPHSRDRAVKSVEMWGLSKGPISSLYAILFSSKPVSCLQFAAYVMLSSDTVLHMAFVKENPSPPVDEGTTDTHDNTHLTSSSEDNDLLREEISFMLIGSPRDILDSDLMSEKRVNVFLAWSLFLSYLLSLPSSSPARERLVQHIKDFAHPAILDCLFHHIPLESCMPRGLKKKELSAVLSSIGPAAASAITTGSAMSGVELLWPLGPETMAKLACTVFGLMLCILPAYVREWFGNIRNRSTLNAVESFTRVWCSPPLITNELSQINKANYSDENFSVVVNKSANEVVATYKKDETGMDLVIRLPDSYPLKLVIVNCTRSLGISEAKQRKWEMSMMSFVQNQNGALAEAIRIWKSNFDKEFEGVEECPICYSVVHTSDHNLPRLACRTCKHKFHSACLYKWFSTSHKSTCPLCQSPF